A single genomic interval of Lathyrus oleraceus cultivar Zhongwan6 chromosome 7, CAAS_Psat_ZW6_1.0, whole genome shotgun sequence harbors:
- the LOC127100630 gene encoding pentatricopeptide repeat-containing protein At3g61520, mitochondrial: MPLLMRRPLLHYSAIFRYGVALRHQTFALPFLPQRNFNYVSSDDSDIESDSTHSQPQSVKRPLKGCLEKVRTLDESLLHFNELDRSLKSTRICKELLIGLLKSGRTDDARHVLDQMLEPDSVFPPDNFIGEVVFGELVKRDRPGKGFADGEIVGLVTKLGEHGVFPDTFKLTQMISKLCGKWKNSVAWELLHSVMKLGGTVEAASCNALLSGLGRERDITKMNKLLAEMEERKIHPSVITFGILINHLCKSRRIDEAMGVFDKLRGKGEKNRIGVEPDAVLYNTLINGLCKVGREEDGLSLLEEMKTEKKNRPNTVTYNCLIDGFCKAGNIDKACELFNLMNEEQVQPNVVTLNTLVDGMCKIGRVYSAVEFFNEMKGKGLKGNAVTYTALISAFCGVNNIDKAMQYFDEMLSSGCSPDAIVYYSLISGLTIAGKMDDASVVVSQLKRAGFGLDRACYNVLISGFCKKKKLERVYEMLNEMEETGVKPDTVTYNTLVSYLGKAGDFATASKMMKKMIKEGLKPSVVTYGAVIHAYCLKKNIDEAMKIFEEMCSTSTVPPNTVIYNILIDALCKNNDVEKAVSLMNDMKVKGVRPNTTTYNAILKGVWDKRMLPEAFELMDRMVEDACSPDYVTMEILTEWLSAIGEIEKLKLFVEGYRVSSNTSSLQTSICSRLELSQND, from the exons ATGCCGCTGCTGATGCGAAGGCCACTACTACATTACTCCGCCATCTTCAGATACGGTGTGGCTCTCAGGCACCAAACCTTCGCTCTTCCGTTTTTACCCCAACGAAATTTCAATTATGTCTCCAGTGATGATTCCGACATCGAATCCGACTCTACTCACTCTCAACCCCAATCTGTCAAGCGTCCGCTGAAAGGG TGCTTAGAAAAGGTCCGAACTTTGGATGAGTCGCTTCTTCACTTCAACGAGCTAGACCGATCTTTGAAAAGTACACGAATTTGTAAAGAGTTGTTGATTGGTTTACTCAAATCAGGCCGTACTGACGATGCCCGCCACGTGCTCGATCAAATGCTTGAACCGGATTCTGTGTTTCCTCCTGATAATTTCATTGGTGAAGTTGTTTTTGGTGAGTTGGTGAAGAGGGACCGCCCCGGAAAAGGCTTTGCTGATGGGGAAATTGTGGGGTTGGTTACTAAGCTTGGTGAGCATGGAGTTTTCCCGGATACGTTTAAGCTTACTCAGATGATATCGAAGCTGTGTGGGAAATGGAAGAACTCTGTAGCTTGGGAACTTTTACATTCTGTGATGAAATTGGGTGGTACAGTGGAAGCTGCATCTTGCAATGCCTTGTTATCGGGGCTTGGAAGGGAAAGAGATATAACGAAGATGAATAAACTGTTGGCAGAGATGGAGGAAAGGAAAATACATCCTAGTGTCATAACCTTTGGGATTCTTATTAATCATTTGTGCAAGAGTAGGAGGATTGATGAAGCAATGGGAGTGTTTGATAAATTGAGAGGTAAAGGAGAAAAGAATCGGATTGGTGTTGAACCTGATGCGGTCTTGTATAATACTCTGATTAATGGACTTTGTAAAGTTGGGAGGGAAGAAGACGGTTTGAGTTTGTTGGAAGAGATGAAAACTGAGAAGAAAAATAGGCCAAACACTGTTACATATAATTGTTTGATTGATGGGTTCTGCAAAGCTGGCAACATTGATAAAGCATGTGAGCTATTCAATCTGATGAATGAGGAACAAGTACAGCCAAATGTGGTCACCCTCAATACATTGGTTGATGGTATGTGCAAAATTGGAAGAGTCTATAGTGCAGTTGAGTTTTTCAACGAGATGAAAGGCAAGGGCCTGAAAGGAAATGCTGTTACTTACACTGCGCTGATATCTGCATTCTGTGGTGTGAACAATATTGATAAAGCCATGCAATATTTTGATGAGATGTTGAGTTCTGGATGCTCACCGGATGCAATTGTTTACTATAGTTTGATATCTGGTTTAACCATTGCTGGAAAGATGGATGATGCCAGTGTTGTTGTGTCACAGTTGAAACGTGCCGGGTTTGGTCTTGATAGAGCTTGCTACAATGTTCTCATCAGTGGATTCTGCAAGAAGAAGAAGCTGGAACGAGTTTATGAAATGCTCAACGAAATGGAAGAAACTGGAGTTAAGCCTGATACTGTCACCTATAACACTTTGGTTTCTTACCTTGGCAAAGCCGGAGATTTTGCAACTGCGTCTAAGATGATGAAAAAGATGATTAAAGAAGGTCTTAAGCCCTCTGTTGTCACGTATGGGGCAGTTATACATGCATATTGTTTAAAGAAGAATATTGATGAGGCCATGAAGATTTTCGAGGAAATGTGTTCTACATCTACGGTTCCTCCTAACACTGTGATATACAACATTTTAATAGACGCTCTATGCAAAAATAACGATGTTGAAAAAGCTGTTTCTTTGATGAATGACATGAAAGTTAAGGGGGTTCGGCCTAATACAACCACATATAATGCTATTCTGAAGGGGGTTTGGGATAAGAGAATGCTGCCCGAGGCATTTGAACTTATGGACAGAATGGTGGAGGATGCTTGCAGTCCTGACTATGTAACCATGGAGATTCTTACCGAATGGCTTTCAGCTATTGGTGAAATAGAAAAACTGAAACTTTTTGTCGAAGGATATCGCGTTTCCTCTAATACATCATCACTTCAAACTTCAATATGTAGTAGGCTTGAACTAAGTCAAAATGATTAG
- the LOC127100631 gene encoding T-complex protein 1 subunit delta, translating to MAAPPHRSSKTESYTDNKRKDDVRQSNIIAARSVANAVRTSLGPKGMDKMISTSSNEVIITNDGATILHKMQVLQPAAKMLVELSKSQDSAAGDGTTTVVVIAGALLEKCLLLLSHGIHPTVISDALHKASVKAVDILTAMAVPVELSDRESLVKSASTSLNSKVVSQYSSLLAPIAVDSVLSVVDSDKPNMVDLRDVKIVKKLGGTVDDTELVKGLVFDKKVSHAAGGPTRMENAKIAVIQFQISPPKTDIEQSIVVSEYSQMDRILKEERSYILGMIKKIKATGCNALLIQKSILRDAVTDLSLHYLAKAKILVIKDVERDEIEFITKTLNCLPIANIEHFRVEKLGYADLVEELSLGDGKIVKISGIKDMGKTTTVLVRGSNALVLDEAERSLHDALCVVRCLVAKRFLIAGGGAPEIELSRQLGAWAKVLHGMEGYCIRAFAEALEVIPYTLAENAGLNPIAIVTELRNRHAQGEINAGINVRKGQITNILEENVVQPLLVSTSAITLATECVRMILKIDDIVTVR from the coding sequence ATGGCGGCTCCACCACACCGTTCCTCCAAAACTGAATCCTACACCGACAACAAACGCAAAGATGACGTCCGTCAATCCAACATCATCGCTGCACGTTCCGTCGCCAACGCCGTTCGCACCAGTCTCGGTCCCAAAGGTATGGACAAAATGATTTCCACCTCTTCCAATGAGGTTATCATCACCAACGATGGCGCCACCATTCTCCACAAGATGCAGGTTCTCCAACCCGCCGCTAAGATGCTCGTCGAACTCTCCAAATCTCAAGACTCCGCCGCTGGTGACGGTACCACCACTGTCGTCGTCATCGCCGGCGCACTTCTCGAAAAATGTCTTCTCCTTCTCTCTCATGGAATCCATCCTACCGTGATCTCCGATGCGCTTCATAAAGCTTCCGTCAAGGCTGTTGATATCCTCACTGCCATGGCAGTCCCGGTCGAACTCTCCGACCGTGAATCGCTTGTCAAATCCGCTAGCACTTCGCTTAACAGCAAGGTTGTTAGTCAATACTCTTCCCTCCTCGCTCCAATCGCCGTCGACTCGGTTCTCTCCGTTGTGGACTCGGATAAACCTAACATGGTTGATCTCCGTGATGTCAAGATCGTGAAGAAGCTAGGTGGGACTGTGGATGATACTGAGCTTGTGAAGGGTTTGGTGTTTGATAAGAAAGTAAGCCATGCTGCTGGTGGACCTACCCGTATGGAGAATGCTAAGATTGCTGTGATTCAGTTTCAGATTTCGCCTCCAAAGACTGATATTGAACAGAGTATTGTGGTGAGTGAATATTCTCAGATGGATAGGATTTTGAAGGAAGAGAGGAGTTATATTTTGGGTATGATTAAGAAGATTAAAGCAACTGGTTGTAATGCCTTGTTGATTCAGAAGAGTATTTTGAGAGATGCTGTTACTGATTTGTCTCTACATTACCTTGCTAAAGCTAAGATTTTGGTGATTAAAGATGTTGAACGCGATGAGATTGAGTTCATTACCAAGACTCTTAATTGTTTGCCTATTGCTAATATTGAGCATTTTCGTGTTGAGAAGTTGGGTTATGCTGATCTTGTGGAGGAACTTTCTCTTGGGGATGGGAAGATTGTGAAGATTTCAGGGATTAAGGATATGGGGAAGACCACAACCGTGCTTGTTCGTGGATCCAATGCGCTTGTGCTTGATGAGGCGGAAAGGAGTCTGCATGATGCTTTGTGTGTTGTTAGGTGTTTGGTTGCGAAGAGGTTTTTGATAGCTGGTGGTGGTGCGCCGGAGATAGAGTTGTCTAGGCAATTGGGTGCTTGGGCGAAGGTGTTGCATGGAATGGAGGGTTACTGCATTCGGGCATTTGCTGAGGCACTTGAAGTCATTCCTTATACTTTGGCTGAGAATGCTGGTTTGAATCCGATTGCGATTGTTACTGAGCTGAGGAATCGTCATGCGCAGGGTGAGATAAATGCTGGAATCAATGTGAGGAAAGGTCAAATTACAAATATCCTTGAAGAGAATGTGGTGCAGCCACTGCTTGTAAGCACAAGCGCTATAACCTTGGCAACAGAGTGCGTGCGGATGATTTTGAAGATTGATGATATTGTCACTGTGAGGTAG